One window from the genome of Osmerus mordax isolate fOsmMor3 chromosome 19, fOsmMor3.pri, whole genome shotgun sequence encodes:
- the pcp4a gene encoding calmodulin regulator protein PCP4a isoform X1 — MSERQGSGAMTGNSKASAGQGRQGRQETPSKHEKKEVPAEDFDIDMKAPETEKAAVAIQSQFRKFQKKKQDVKS; from the exons agaCAAGGATCCGGAGCCATGACTGGCAACAGCAAAGCTTCTGCTGGACAGG GGCGCCAAGGTCGCCAAGAAACCCCATCAAAAC ACGAGAAGAAGGAAGTCCCAGCCGAGGACTTTGACATCGACATGAAGGCCCCGGAGACGGAGAAGGCTGCCGTTGCCATCCAATCACAATTCAGGAAGTTCCAGAAGAAGAAGCAGGATGTGAAGTCCTAG
- the pcp4a gene encoding calmodulin regulator protein PCP4a isoform X2 has protein sequence MSERQGSGAMTGNSKASAGQDEKKEVPAEDFDIDMKAPETEKAAVAIQSQFRKFQKKKQDVKS, from the exons agaCAAGGATCCGGAGCCATGACTGGCAACAGCAAAGCTTCTGCTGGACAGG ACGAGAAGAAGGAAGTCCCAGCCGAGGACTTTGACATCGACATGAAGGCCCCGGAGACGGAGAAGGCTGCCGTTGCCATCCAATCACAATTCAGGAAGTTCCAGAAGAAGAAGCAGGATGTGAAGTCCTAG